One stretch of Streptomyces agglomeratus DNA includes these proteins:
- the sucC gene encoding ADP-forming succinate--CoA ligase subunit beta — MDLFEYQARDLFAKHGVPVLAGEVIETPEAAREATERLGGKSVVKAQVKVGGRGKAGGVKLAATPDEAVARATDILGMDIKGHTVHKVMIAETAPEIAEEYYVSYLLDRTNRTFLAMASVQGGMDIEEVAEKTPEALAKVPVNANDGVTIEKAREIVAQAKFPAEVAEQVAEVLVTLWDTFVAEDALLVEVNPLAKVADGRIIALDGKVSLDENAEFRQPGHEEFVDHAAANPLEAAAKAKNLNYVKLDGEVGIIGNGAGLVMSTLDVVAYAGENHGNVKPANFLDIGGGASAEVMANGLEIILGDPDVKSVFVNVFGGITACDEVANGIVQALALLKSKGEEVTKPLVVRLDGNNAELGRKILSDANHPLVQRVDTMDGAADKAAELAAAAK; from the coding sequence GTGGACCTGTTCGAGTACCAGGCGAGGGACCTCTTCGCCAAGCACGGTGTACCGGTGCTGGCCGGTGAAGTCATCGAAACGCCTGAGGCGGCGCGCGAGGCCACTGAGCGGCTGGGCGGCAAGTCGGTCGTCAAGGCGCAGGTGAAGGTCGGCGGCCGCGGCAAGGCCGGCGGCGTCAAGCTCGCCGCGACGCCGGACGAGGCCGTCGCCCGGGCGACGGACATCCTCGGGATGGACATCAAGGGCCACACGGTCCACAAGGTGATGATCGCCGAGACCGCACCCGAGATCGCCGAGGAGTACTACGTTTCGTACCTCCTCGACCGTACGAACCGCACCTTCCTCGCCATGGCCTCCGTACAGGGCGGCATGGACATCGAGGAGGTCGCCGAGAAGACCCCCGAGGCCCTCGCGAAGGTCCCGGTCAACGCCAACGACGGCGTGACGATCGAGAAGGCCCGCGAGATCGTCGCCCAGGCGAAGTTCCCGGCCGAGGTCGCCGAGCAGGTCGCCGAGGTCCTGGTGACGCTGTGGGACACCTTCGTCGCCGAGGACGCGCTCCTCGTCGAGGTCAACCCCCTCGCGAAGGTCGCCGACGGCCGCATCATCGCCCTCGACGGCAAGGTGTCTCTCGACGAGAACGCCGAGTTCCGCCAGCCGGGCCACGAGGAGTTCGTGGACCACGCCGCAGCCAACCCGCTCGAGGCTGCCGCCAAGGCCAAGAACCTCAACTACGTCAAGCTCGACGGCGAGGTCGGCATCATCGGCAACGGCGCCGGTCTGGTCATGTCGACACTGGACGTCGTCGCGTACGCCGGTGAGAACCACGGCAACGTGAAGCCCGCCAACTTCCTCGACATCGGTGGCGGCGCCTCCGCAGAGGTCATGGCGAACGGCCTGGAGATCATCCTCGGCGACCCGGACGTCAAGTCCGTGTTCGTCAACGTCTTCGGCGGCATCACCGCCTGTGACGAGGTCGCCAACGGCATCGTCCAGGCGCTCGCGCTGCTGAAGAGCAAGGGCGAGGAAGTCACCAAGCCGCTGGTCGTGCGCCTCGACGGCAACAACGCGGAGCTGGGTCGCAAGATCCTCTCCGACGCGAACCACCCGCTCGTTCAGCGCGTGGACACCATGGACGGCGCGGCCGACAAGGCCGCCGAGCTCGCCGCGGCTGCGAAGTAA
- a CDS encoding DUF5682 family protein, translating into MTPGPLLLGVRHHGPGSARAVRGALDAARPRAVLVEGPPEADALLPLAADEAMRPPVALLAHVTDDPRRAAFWPLAEFSPEWVAIRWALAHGVPVRFIDLPAAHSLALTEEVGEGEGDAEEAGLAVDPVGVLAEAAGYDDPERWWEDVVEHRGGGAADPFAAFEALTEAMGALRETYGDGGHPRDRLREAYMRLRMRAARKEFGDDFAVVCGAWHLPALGEKVATATADRAALKGLPRVRAEMTWVPWTHRRLARRSGYGAGIDSPGWYGHLFGASDRPVERWMTKVAGLLRAEDRPVSSAHVIEAVRLAETLAVMRGRPLAGLSETTDAVRAVMCEGSDVPLALVHDRLVVGDVLGEVPDTAPVVPLQRDLTRTQRGLRLRPEPQERELELDLRKETDAARSRLLHRLRLLSVGWGEPAEARGSTGTFRESWRLRWEPELSVRVAEAGMWGTTVLSAATAVAETRAVSATALADVTALAEQCLLAGLPDALPVVMRALADRAALDADVGHLAQALPALARSLRYGDVRGTDTAALGEVAAGLAERICVGLPPACTGLDADGAADMRRHLDAVHAAIGLLAGTAPGERRDVRGRWAAVLSRLAGRDSVGGVIRGRAARLLLDDGRLAEDEAARLMSLALSSATPPADAAAWIEGFVGGASGGGMLLVHDERLLGLVDTWLTGVSPDAFTGVLPLLRRTFSAYEPGVRRTLGELIRRGPSAVHAAGTESTAGFGPGLDRERADGVLPVLRLLLGPVGPVGPVVPPRPVAGDTRPAGRPDGSGQPSGRPVGGGAAQERLRRWRLVLGGEAADGTGCALGGGDAAMDQALGALYGGGRDAQGAAGRTAGLGASAPSVARWLGDIRTYFPGSVVQVMQRDAIERLGLSALLMEPEMLEAVEADVHLVGTLLSLSKAMPETTRETARAVVRKVVHNLEERLATRTRATITGALDRGTRVNRPRHRDIDWNRTIRANLRNYLPEYGTVVPERLVGHGRASRSVKKDVVLCIDQSGSMAASVVYASVFGAVLASMRSVSTRLVVFDTAVVDLTDQLDDPVDVLFGTRLGGGTDINRALAYCQSQISRPAETVVVLISDLYEGGIRDEMLKRVAAMKASGVQFVALLALSDEGAPAYDREHTAGLAALGTPAFACTPDLFPEVMAAAIEKRPLPIPDMATHQ; encoded by the coding sequence ATGACACCGGGCCCCCTGCTGCTGGGCGTGCGCCACCACGGGCCGGGCTCGGCGCGAGCGGTGCGCGGCGCGCTCGACGCCGCGCGGCCCCGCGCCGTACTGGTCGAGGGGCCGCCCGAGGCCGACGCGCTGCTGCCGCTCGCGGCCGACGAGGCGATGCGCCCGCCCGTGGCCCTGCTGGCGCATGTCACCGACGACCCGCGCCGGGCCGCGTTCTGGCCGCTGGCGGAGTTCTCCCCGGAGTGGGTCGCGATCCGCTGGGCCCTGGCGCACGGCGTACCGGTCCGATTCATCGACCTGCCGGCCGCGCACTCGCTGGCGCTGACGGAGGAGGTGGGCGAGGGCGAGGGGGACGCGGAGGAGGCCGGCCTGGCCGTCGATCCGGTGGGGGTGCTCGCGGAGGCCGCCGGGTACGACGATCCCGAGCGGTGGTGGGAGGACGTGGTCGAGCACCGCGGGGGCGGGGCCGCCGATCCGTTCGCAGCGTTCGAGGCACTCACCGAGGCCATGGGCGCCCTGCGGGAGACGTACGGAGACGGGGGGCACCCCCGCGACCGGTTGCGCGAGGCGTACATGAGGCTCCGGATGCGGGCCGCGCGCAAGGAGTTCGGCGACGACTTCGCCGTGGTCTGCGGCGCCTGGCACCTGCCCGCACTCGGCGAGAAGGTCGCCACCGCCACCGCCGACCGCGCGGCGCTCAAGGGGCTGCCCAGGGTCAGGGCCGAGATGACCTGGGTGCCCTGGACCCACCGGAGGCTGGCCCGCCGCAGCGGATACGGCGCCGGAATCGACTCGCCCGGCTGGTACGGGCACCTCTTCGGTGCCTCCGACCGGCCCGTCGAGCGCTGGATGACCAAGGTCGCGGGGCTGCTGCGCGCCGAGGACCGGCCGGTGTCCTCGGCCCACGTCATCGAGGCCGTCCGGCTCGCCGAGACGCTCGCCGTCATGCGCGGCCGTCCGCTCGCGGGGCTCTCCGAGACGACCGACGCGGTGCGGGCCGTGATGTGCGAGGGGTCCGACGTACCGCTCGCGCTCGTCCACGACCGGCTCGTCGTCGGGGACGTGCTCGGCGAGGTCCCGGACACAGCGCCCGTCGTACCGCTGCAACGCGATCTGACCCGCACCCAGCGGGGGCTGCGGCTCAGGCCGGAACCGCAGGAACGGGAGCTGGAACTCGACCTCCGCAAGGAGACCGACGCCGCGCGCAGCCGGCTGCTGCACCGGCTGCGGCTGCTGTCCGTCGGCTGGGGCGAGCCGGCCGAGGCGCGGGGGAGCACGGGCACGTTCCGGGAGAGCTGGCGGCTGCGCTGGGAGCCCGAGCTGTCGGTGCGCGTCGCGGAGGCCGGAATGTGGGGCACCACGGTGCTCTCCGCCGCGACCGCGGTGGCCGAGACGCGGGCCGTCTCGGCCACCGCGCTCGCCGACGTCACCGCGCTCGCCGAGCAGTGCCTGCTGGCCGGTCTGCCCGACGCACTCCCGGTGGTCATGCGGGCCCTGGCCGACCGTGCGGCGCTCGACGCGGACGTCGGGCACCTCGCCCAGGCGCTTCCCGCGCTCGCCCGTTCCCTGCGGTACGGCGATGTGCGCGGCACGGACACGGCGGCGCTGGGCGAGGTCGCCGCAGGTCTCGCGGAGCGGATCTGCGTCGGCCTTCCGCCCGCCTGCACGGGCCTCGACGCGGACGGTGCGGCGGACATGCGCCGCCACCTCGACGCCGTCCACGCGGCGATCGGCCTCCTGGCCGGGACCGCGCCGGGCGAGCGCCGGGATGTACGCGGGCGCTGGGCGGCGGTGCTGAGCCGGCTCGCGGGACGGGACAGTGTCGGCGGAGTGATTCGCGGCCGGGCGGCGCGGCTGCTGCTGGACGACGGGCGGCTCGCGGAGGACGAGGCGGCGCGGCTCATGTCCCTCGCACTGTCGTCCGCGACGCCGCCGGCCGACGCGGCGGCGTGGATCGAGGGCTTCGTCGGCGGAGCATCCGGCGGCGGGATGCTGCTCGTGCACGACGAGCGGCTCCTCGGCCTGGTCGACACCTGGCTGACCGGCGTGTCCCCCGACGCGTTCACCGGCGTACTGCCGTTGCTTCGCCGCACGTTCTCGGCGTACGAGCCGGGAGTGCGGCGCACGCTGGGGGAGCTGATCCGGCGCGGCCCGTCCGCCGTGCACGCCGCCGGGACGGAGTCCACGGCCGGCTTCGGCCCAGGGCTCGACCGGGAGCGGGCCGACGGAGTGCTGCCGGTGCTGCGGCTCCTGCTCGGGCCGGTCGGGCCGGTCGGGCCGGTCGTCCCTCCCCGGCCCGTGGCCGGGGACACGAGGCCCGCAGGGCGTCCCGACGGGTCGGGGCAGCCGTCGGGCCGCCCGGTGGGCGGTGGTGCCGCACAGGAGCGGCTCAGGCGGTGGCGGCTCGTGCTCGGCGGGGAGGCGGCCGACGGGACCGGGTGCGCCCTGGGTGGCGGGGACGCCGCCATGGACCAGGCGCTGGGCGCACTGTACGGCGGAGGGCGCGACGCCCAGGGCGCGGCAGGCCGTACGGCCGGGCTGGGAGCCTCCGCGCCGTCCGTCGCGCGCTGGCTCGGCGACATCCGTACGTACTTCCCCGGTTCGGTCGTGCAGGTCATGCAGCGCGACGCGATCGAGCGCCTTGGACTGTCGGCGCTCCTCATGGAACCCGAGATGCTGGAGGCCGTCGAGGCGGACGTCCACCTCGTCGGGACGCTGCTCTCCCTCAGCAAGGCGATGCCCGAGACGACCCGGGAAACGGCCCGCGCCGTCGTCCGCAAGGTCGTCCATAACCTCGAGGAGCGCCTCGCCACCCGCACCAGGGCCACGATCACCGGCGCGCTCGACCGCGGCACCCGCGTCAACCGCCCGCGCCACCGGGACATCGACTGGAACCGGACCATCCGGGCCAATCTGAGGAACTACCTCCCCGAGTACGGAACGGTCGTGCCCGAACGGCTTGTCGGACACGGGCGGGCATCGCGGTCCGTGAAGAAGGACGTGGTGTTGTGCATCGACCAGTCCGGGTCGATGGCGGCTTCCGTCGTCTACGCGTCGGTCTTCGGAGCGGTCCTCGCGTCCATGCGCTCCGTCAGCACCCGCCTCGTGGTGTTCGACACCGCCGTCGTCGACCTCACCGACCAACTGGACGACCCGGTCGACGTGCTGTTCGGCACCCGGCTCGGCGGCGGCACGGACATCAACCGCGCCCTCGCGTACTGCCAGTCGCAGATCAGCCGGCCCGCCGAGACCGTCGTCGTACTGATCAGTGACCTCTACGAGGGCGGCATACGGGACGAGATGCTGAAGCGGGTCGCGGCGATGAAGGCATCGGGAGTGCAGTTCGTGGCCCTGCTGGCGCTGTCCGACGAGGGCGCTCCCGCCTACGACCGGGAGCACACGGCGGGACTGGCGGCCCTCGGCACCCCTGCCTTCGCCTGTACGCCGGACCTCTTTCCGGAGGTGATGGCGGCTGCGATCGAAAAACGACCCCTGCCCATACCCGACATGGCGACCCATCAGTAA
- a CDS encoding ATP-binding protein: MTVPETKAGARADHGRALRPHAEDAFADELKALAAADDRPRPARWLLSPWAVATYLLGGTLPDGTVITPKYVGPRRIVEVAVTTLATDRALLLLGVPGTAKTWVSEHLAAAVSGDSTLLVQGTAGTPEEAIRYGWNYARLLAHGPSRDALVPSPVMRAMADGMTARVEELTRIPADVQDTLITILSEKTLPIPELGQEQQAVRGFNLIATANDRDRGVNDLSSALRRRFNTVVLPLPATAEAEVDIVVRRVDQMGRSLDLPAAPDGFDEIRRVVTVFRELRDGVTADGRTKVKSPSGTLSTAEAISVVTGGLALAAHFGDGVLRSGDVAAGILGAVVRDPAADRVVWQEYLETVVRERDGWKDFYRACREVSG; the protein is encoded by the coding sequence ATGACCGTGCCCGAAACCAAGGCCGGCGCGCGTGCGGACCACGGCCGGGCCCTGCGGCCGCACGCCGAGGACGCATTCGCCGACGAGCTCAAGGCACTGGCCGCGGCCGACGACCGGCCGCGGCCCGCCAGGTGGCTCCTCTCGCCGTGGGCCGTGGCGACGTACCTGCTCGGCGGGACGCTGCCCGACGGCACGGTGATCACACCCAAGTACGTGGGCCCGCGCCGGATCGTCGAAGTCGCCGTCACCACGCTCGCCACCGACCGGGCACTGCTGCTGCTCGGTGTGCCGGGCACCGCCAAGACCTGGGTGTCCGAGCACCTCGCGGCGGCTGTCAGCGGTGACTCCACCCTGCTCGTGCAGGGCACGGCGGGGACGCCCGAGGAAGCCATCCGCTACGGATGGAACTACGCCCGGCTCCTCGCGCACGGGCCCAGCCGCGACGCGCTCGTGCCCAGTCCCGTCATGCGGGCCATGGCCGACGGCATGACCGCACGGGTCGAGGAACTCACCCGCATCCCGGCGGACGTTCAGGACACCCTGATCACGATCCTGTCGGAAAAGACGCTGCCCATCCCGGAGCTGGGGCAGGAGCAGCAGGCCGTTCGCGGCTTCAACCTCATCGCCACCGCCAACGACCGCGACCGGGGCGTCAACGACCTCTCCAGCGCGCTGCGCCGCCGGTTCAACACCGTCGTGCTGCCGCTGCCCGCGACGGCGGAGGCCGAGGTCGACATCGTGGTGCGGCGGGTCGACCAGATGGGACGCTCGCTCGACCTGCCGGCCGCGCCCGACGGGTTCGACGAGATCCGGCGCGTCGTCACCGTCTTCCGTGAGCTGCGCGACGGCGTCACGGCCGACGGGCGTACGAAGGTCAAGTCGCCCTCGGGGACGCTGTCCACGGCCGAGGCGATCTCCGTCGTCACGGGCGGACTGGCCCTCGCCGCGCACTTCGGGGACGGCGTGCTGCGATCCGGGGACGTGGCGGCCGGCATCCTCGGGGCGGTCGTGCGCGATCCGGCGGCGGACCGCGTCGTCTGGCAGGAGTACCTGGAAACGGTCGTCCGCGAGCGGGACGGCTGGAAGGACTTCTACCGCGCCTGCCGGGAGGTCTCGGGATGA
- a CDS encoding cobalamin B12-binding domain-containing protein, with the protein MGVTGPIRVVVAKPGLDGHDRGAKVIARALRDAGMEVIYTGLHQTPEQIVDTAIQEDADAIGLSILSGAHNTLFVKVIELLKQRDAEDIKVFGGGIIPEADIAPLKEKGVAEIFTPGATTQSIVEWVNGHVRQGAQA; encoded by the coding sequence ATGGGTGTGACCGGGCCGATCCGCGTGGTGGTCGCCAAGCCGGGACTCGACGGACACGATCGCGGTGCGAAGGTCATCGCGCGGGCTCTGCGCGACGCCGGTATGGAGGTCATCTACACCGGGCTTCACCAGACGCCCGAGCAGATCGTGGACACCGCCATTCAGGAGGACGCCGACGCGATCGGGCTGTCCATCCTCTCGGGCGCGCACAACACGCTCTTCGTGAAGGTCATCGAGCTGCTCAAGCAGCGCGATGCGGAGGACATCAAGGTCTTCGGCGGCGGCATCATCCCGGAGGCGGACATCGCGCCGCTGAAGGAGAAGGGCGTCGCGGAGATCTTCACGCCGGGTGCGACCACTCAGTCGATCGTGGAGTGGGTCAACGGCCACGTCCGTCAGGGCGCGCAGGCTTAG
- a CDS encoding esterase/lipase family protein, whose translation MRVLPFFFLPRLGRLPGLPGLPDLPELRLSAALLRATALELAILAGHLVLYPAGIAQERRETARRPSDPMIVPPETSQLPATGQEHLPVVLLHGFVDNRSVFVVLRRSLARHGWRHLESLNYSPLTCDIRTAAELLGRHIEEICDRTGRSRVDIVGHSLGGLIARYYVQRLGGDVRVRTLVTLGTPHSGTSVAPPMSAHPLVRQMRPGSDVIEELSRPAPSCRTRFVSFWSELDQLMQPVETACVTHPDLVAQNVRVTGIGHLALPVHPAVAAGIRQALEEQDTAAGASGTVSVA comes from the coding sequence ATGAGGGTCCTGCCCTTCTTCTTCCTGCCACGTCTGGGACGTCTGCCGGGTTTGCCGGGTCTGCCAGATCTGCCGGAGCTGCGCCTGTCGGCCGCGCTTCTGCGGGCCACCGCCCTGGAGCTCGCGATCCTCGCCGGCCACCTCGTTCTCTACCCGGCGGGCATCGCCCAGGAACGCCGGGAGACGGCGCGCCGGCCCTCCGACCCGATGATCGTGCCGCCCGAGACCTCCCAGCTGCCCGCCACCGGCCAGGAACACCTCCCCGTCGTCCTGCTCCACGGGTTCGTCGACAACCGCTCGGTCTTCGTCGTTCTGCGCCGCTCCCTGGCCAGGCACGGCTGGCGCCACCTGGAATCACTCAACTACTCGCCGCTCACGTGCGACATCCGCACGGCGGCCGAGCTGCTGGGGCGCCACATCGAGGAGATCTGCGACCGTACGGGCCGGTCTCGGGTGGACATCGTCGGCCACAGTCTCGGCGGCCTGATCGCCCGGTATTACGTACAACGTCTCGGCGGCGACGTGCGCGTACGCACGCTCGTCACGCTCGGCACCCCGCACTCGGGCACCAGCGTCGCGCCGCCGATGAGCGCCCACCCCCTCGTGCGGCAGATGCGGCCCGGCTCCGACGTGATCGAGGAGCTGAGCAGGCCCGCGCCGTCCTGCCGCACCCGGTTCGTGAGCTTCTGGAGCGAGCTCGACCAGTTGATGCAGCCGGTCGAAACAGCGTGCGTCACCCACCCGGATCTCGTCGCCCAGAACGTACGGGTGACAGGAATCGGCCACCTTGCCCTTCCGGTCCATCCGGCGGTCGCCGCGGGCATCCGGCAGGCCCTCGAGGAGCAGGACACGGCAGCAGGCGCCTCGGGCACGGTCTCCGTCGCCTGA
- a CDS encoding M23 family metallopeptidase, with the protein MDDQHAHAGYDGYSTGSFQTDPLFGALPSQGTHYEAGHSGQYDTAHWDTTGTQQPAGYAYGTHQHPQQQHDTTGAWPAPAHQTAADIPAQSTGQWDSNTWNQTGQFGTGQLETGQFETGQFETGQFGTGQFNTSHFPTGPYETGQYDSAQFTQAADATGQWSTTPGYDTGAYDATAWNSGHTDGHTGVYETATAQQVFYETAEFPQADLLENPAAYEPDASQEAPHEAQDRHDEPANTPEAEHEYASEYAPEHEPEHEPENDPDLEHAPAAEPAVTRAAAPGSRSARRSAGNSGRGRRRTPAKRSALLTVAVPSACVMGVAGIAAASVGSVGGGAPAEEKKDTTTTASAADPGSVKPVAVNNKLDTQLANLSTDAEDFADRASRTQERIDLQARQAAEKKRRAEEAARKEAARPKFALPVEQHGLSAYYGQAGVNWMSVHSGIDFPVGYGTPVMAATDGTVRTQFNTAYGNMAIVTAADGTETWYCHLSSTKIRSGSVQAGDVIAYAGDSGNSTGPHLHFEVRPGGGSAIDPLPWFRGHGLSPT; encoded by the coding sequence GTGGACGACCAGCACGCCCACGCCGGGTACGACGGCTACTCCACCGGCAGCTTTCAGACAGATCCCCTCTTCGGAGCGCTCCCTTCCCAGGGGACCCACTACGAAGCGGGCCACAGCGGCCAGTACGACACCGCCCACTGGGACACCACAGGTACCCAGCAGCCGGCCGGTTACGCCTACGGCACGCATCAGCACCCACAGCAGCAGCACGACACCACCGGGGCATGGCCCGCCCCCGCGCATCAGACAGCGGCCGACATTCCGGCCCAGTCCACCGGCCAGTGGGACTCCAACACCTGGAACCAGACAGGCCAGTTCGGGACGGGACAGCTGGAGACCGGGCAATTCGAGACCGGGCAATTCGAGACCGGGCAGTTCGGGACAGGCCAGTTCAACACCAGCCACTTCCCCACCGGCCCGTACGAGACGGGCCAGTACGACTCGGCCCAGTTCACCCAGGCCGCCGACGCCACCGGCCAGTGGAGCACGACGCCGGGGTACGACACCGGCGCGTACGACGCCACCGCCTGGAACTCCGGCCACACGGACGGCCACACCGGCGTGTACGAGACCGCCACGGCGCAGCAAGTCTTCTACGAAACAGCCGAGTTCCCCCAGGCCGATCTCCTCGAGAACCCTGCGGCGTACGAACCGGACGCATCCCAAGAAGCGCCGCACGAAGCGCAGGACCGGCACGACGAGCCCGCCAACACGCCCGAGGCGGAACACGAATACGCCTCGGAGTACGCGCCCGAACACGAGCCTGAACACGAGCCGGAAAACGACCCGGACCTCGAACACGCGCCGGCCGCGGAACCGGCCGTCACCCGCGCCGCCGCCCCCGGCTCCCGCTCGGCCCGCCGCAGCGCCGGCAACTCCGGCCGCGGCCGCCGCCGTACACCCGCCAAACGCTCCGCACTCCTCACCGTCGCCGTCCCCTCCGCCTGCGTGATGGGTGTGGCAGGCATCGCCGCCGCCTCGGTCGGCAGCGTCGGCGGCGGCGCCCCCGCCGAGGAGAAGAAGGACACCACCACGACCGCGTCGGCGGCCGACCCCGGTTCGGTGAAGCCGGTGGCGGTCAACAACAAGCTCGACACGCAGCTGGCCAACCTCAGCACGGACGCCGAGGACTTCGCCGACCGCGCCAGCCGGACGCAGGAACGTATCGACCTCCAGGCCCGCCAGGCCGCCGAGAAGAAGCGCAGGGCCGAGGAGGCCGCCCGCAAGGAGGCCGCCCGCCCGAAGTTCGCGCTCCCGGTCGAGCAGCACGGCCTCAGCGCGTACTACGGCCAGGCCGGTGTCAACTGGATGTCCGTGCACTCCGGCATCGACTTCCCGGTCGGGTACGGCACACCGGTGATGGCCGCGACGGACGGCACGGTCCGCACGCAGTTCAACACCGCTTACGGCAACATGGCGATAGTGACCGCCGCCGACGGCACGGAGACCTGGTACTGCCACCTCAGCAGCACCAAGATCCGCTCCGGCTCCGTCCAGGCCGGCGATGTCATCGCGTACGCCGGCGATTCGGGCAACTCCACCGGCCCGCACCTCCACTTCGAGGTGCGCCCCGGCGGCGGGTCGGCGATCGACCCTCTGCCGTGGTTCCGCGGCCACGGCCTCAGCCCGACGTAG